The following DNA comes from Kluyveromyces lactis strain NRRL Y-1140 chromosome E complete sequence.
AAGAGGTGAGAATTTGACTATAGCTGCTGCAGGTGTCCTACAAACCACTATCGAAGAAGGTGCATACATCGACATCGAAGTTAGATTAGGTTACATCAAGTTAATCTCACAAACCTACGATTTGTGTGAACAATTGGAGGAGAACGACATCGACGGATTGAAATGTCCAATCGAGGAAGGTGTCTACGAGTTGAACAAGATCGTGGAGATCCCTAGCGAGGTGCCACCTGGCAAATACTCTGTCATTGCTAGAGCTTACAACGTCGACGATGAACAGATCACGTGCCTAACTGGTGAAGTAATCTTCCCAGCGTACTAGACACACCTGTCACAAAGGCTACCTGTCTCTCACTGACCTTACCCAGTGTGAGCCAAGTATAAGGTCTCCTCCTATAGCGACGTTGCAAAGCTGTGGAGTTCTAGGTCCATGTACACGTGACCGAACCGATTACGGCACCTTTTTACCCGTCTTGctatatataatattaaTTGAATCACAATTTGAATTGGTTGATCTCTCTCCTCCGTTACCCCAGGTTAGGAAGAGGTCCTAATTTGTATTACATATATCTAGTATACCCTCCTCTATACTATCCCTACCTGTCCAGTCAACAAACGACCACTGTCATCTAATAATGCTAAGAACTGTCTTCAACAAACCATCAGTGTTGAAATCTGGAGTTAACTCGATTACAAAGCAATGCCGTTCTCTTCACGCAAATGCTTACTTGTTGAACAAGGGCAACAGCAACGGTGCTGAGGGCCAAGATGACGATGTCACGGTGAGAATCAGAATCCCACCTATCAAGAGAACCGGCGAGTCTCTAGACAAGAAGCGTGCTAGATTAATTTATCAGTCCAGAAAGAGAGGTATTCTGGAAACAGACTTACTTTTGTCACGTTTTGCTGCTAAGTATTTAAAGGAAATGACCCCAGAACAACTAGAAGAGTACGACCAGTTGTTGAACGAACTAGATTGGGATATCTACTACTGGGCCACAGAAAACTATTCCATTACACCTCTTCCTGACAGATGGAAGAACTCCAATATTCTAAAACAATTGCAAGAGTTCAGTAAGAACAAGGATCGTGAAATCCTAAGCATGCCTGATCTTTCCAAATACTGAACATCAGCGGTATACGTACTTGCCAATTAAGCAACAGTATAGTCTATAGCTCTTATTTTATACCCATATGCTCTCTCTCCCTCTGTCGCGGCAGCTCATCATTTCCAGGGCAGGCccaagtgaaaaatttaaCCCGTACACCGCATACTTAGATCCAACATTGGCGAAAGTCTCAAAAATTTTGTTAAGATCATAAAGAATGATATCGTTTATATGATGGAAAATATCATAAATGTAGTCGCGTAGTCCGTTCTAGAGGTCTTGTAAGGTCGTGTTGCGAAGGGTACGTCCAAGATATCAAGTGTTCATATATTAAAGCATGTCCAGTAAGACTCCTCTTTATAAATTACCACCTCTTCCCAGACTTAAGGTGAAAAAGCCAATTATTCAACAAGAGGCTAACAGATGCTTGGTATTGATGTCCAATCTATTACAATGCTGGTCTTCTAACGGACACATGTACGGTGCATGTGAGACATTGGCCCAAGATTTGAAGGCATGTACCGCGGAAAATGCCTTAGGTAAGAACCAAAAAGTCCAGAAGAGTAATATCAACTATCATGCTGCTAGATTGTACGATAGAGTTGGTGGAAAATCTCATGATTAGAAAGAAGCAGACAGACTTTCTCCCCCTTCGTTATCACTTGTACATAATACCATTTTCTAATATTACATATATCATCTAAAATCAAGGAATTCACGATTTATTAAATATGATAGAGATTTTTGTAGCTATTTGTGAGTGGATTCATCTCAAACTTTTCTGGCGAGTCTGCCAGCTCTTTCCCACTCGTCTTTCGTTAGATACCATCCCGGATGGAACTCAGATGAATCATGCTGTTTGATGGTATTAAGGTCATTCTCGTTAATTTCGTTACAATGCATGTTAGAATCTCCTCTGtaattgttttcaatttcccATTGGAAATCGCTATGTTCAGTCTCGGCCTTTGTCATGGAGCCTATAGGTTCTGGTATCCGTAGGTATGGATTTCTCAATGTGTTGTTTACACTGCCCAATGAAGTGAATCCCATCTCATATAATCCGCATACTTCTTCTCCCGAATACAATAGGAAACTCCATATCTGTGAGAGATTCCAATGTAGCAACGGTTGCAACCTGTAGAACTGGGGCCAACTGGGGTCCGTCTTTTGAATTGGTTGCAACGTCTCCCCAAATGGATCTGTGTGTCTAATGCCGATTACTATTGCCTGAGTCTCTGGATGTACCGATAAGAACGACTTGAAGGCACTTGGCATATCGACCTGTTTATCCTTCGCTGATTCGTATAACGATAAGTGATATCGCTCCACGCTCCGTTGTAAGAAATCTTGTGCCGTAAGAAAGGTATCCTCTTGATCAATGTATACAGTGGGTAGTTGCTGCAACGGGAACATGTGGAACTGGAGATCGTACTGTGATCCCTGTATTGACATGAGGAAAAATTCCCATAGACATCCCAGATATATGATTAGCAACACTTGACAATCCTTGCCACCGTTgtatgaaaatgatatctCGCCATTGAACGGATCCCATCTAGTGAATATATCCTGCAGAAGGTACCGTCTACTCAGCTGTATCGATTCTTGAGTCTGTTTTATTACATCTCCGGTTGTGGCTACGGCAGATTCGGCATCGATCGATAAATACGACTGAACGATGTTGTAACAGTTCAGGGCAACGTCTTGCAACATTGCAGAAAACGTATCTGTATTATCGGTTCACACTATCTGATCTTTAGCGAAGTCCTAGACTTCTGCATTTACGGTaaattgaatcaaagtATATTGTAGTTGTGTCAAGAAGGTTTATAAAACCTCGAATTGCCTTTGAACGATTTTCATCACATAAGCCAAGAAGATTGAAAAGAGGTACAAAACAAAACCATTCCGTTTACCATCCGAATGATACCGCTCGTGACTTTATGTATTCACCATCAGCTACATTTATAGGTGTATTATCTATATTATCTTAATTATTTACATTGTTAGCTTGTTGTAGTTGGTCTGGCAAATCTGTTTTCCTTACCTCATCAACGATCTTTTCAACGTCTTGAGGTATTTCGTCAACTGGTCTATGACATTAGCATTC
Coding sequences within:
- the FAD1 gene encoding FMN adenylyltransferase (similar to uniprot|P38913 Saccharomyces cerevisiae YDL045C FAD1 Flavin adenine dinucleotide (FAD) synthetase performs the second step in synthesis of FAD from riboflavin); translation: MLQDVALNCYNIVQSYLSIDAESAVATTGDVIKQTQESIQLSRRYLLQDIFTRWDPFNGEISFSYNGGKDCQVLLIIYLGCLWEFFLMSIQGSQYDLQFHMFPLQQLPTVYIDQEDTFLTAQDFLQRSVERYHLSLYESAKDKQVDMPSAFKSFLSVHPETQAIVIGIRHTDPFGETLQPIQKTDPSWPQFYRLQPLLHWNLSQIWSFLLYSGEEVCGLYEMGFTSLGSVNNTLRNPYLRIPEPIGSMTKAETEHSDFQWEIENNYRGDSNMHCNEINENDLNTIKQHDSSEFHPGWYLTKDEWERAGRLARKV
- the SDH5 gene encoding succinate dehydrogenase assembly factor SDH5 (highly similar to uniprot|Q08230 Saccharomyces cerevisiae YOL071W EMI5 Non-essential protein of unknown function required for transcriptional induction of the early meiotic-specific transcription factor IME1 also required for sporulation), which encodes MLRTVFNKPSVLKSGVNSITKQCRSLHANAYLLNKGNSNGAEGQDDDVTVRIRIPPIKRTGESLDKKRARLIYQSRKRGILETDLLLSRFAAKYLKEMTPEQLEEYDQLLNELDWDIYYWATENYSITPLPDRWKNSNILKQLQEFSKNKDREILSMPDLSKY
- the MRP10 gene encoding mitochondrial 37S ribosomal protein mS37 (similar to uniprot|O75012 Saccharomyces cerevisiae YDL045W-A MRP10 Mitochondrial ribosomal protein of the small subunit), translated to MSSKTPLYKLPPLPRLKVKKPIIQQEANRCLVLMSNLLQCWSSNGHMYGACETLAQDLKACTAENALGKNQKVQKSNINYHAARLYDRVGGKSHD
- the NPC2 gene encoding sterol transporter (similar to uniprot|Q12408 Saccharomyces cerevisiae YDL046W NPC2 Putative homolog of human NPC2/He1 which is a cholesterol-binding protein whose deficiency causes Niemann-Pick type C2 disease involving retention of cholesterol in lysosomes) — its product is MRFSVVTSYLLCAAASYANAASLFGLSFPEPPSANKPIPGDSPLLQCDVDQSQSLDVTQVNLVPNPPQRGENLTIAAAGVLQTTIEEGAYIDIEVRLGYIKLISQTYDLCEQLEENDIDGLKCPIEEGVYELNKIVEIPSEVPPGKYSVIARAYNVDDEQITCLTGEVIFPAY